The Methanobacteriaceae archaeon genomic interval AACTATTAGAAACTAAATCTCAATTAGATAAAACACTTAAAGAGTTACATATGTGTCAGGGCAGATTATCCGAAATTAGAGAAGAAAAAGAAGATCTTAACAGCCGTTTGAGAGAATTGGAACTTATTAAAATGGATTTAAAACTCTTAGATGTGCGAAAAATTGAGGATGAAAATAATAAGATCCAGCACCGAATTCATGTGACCAAGAAGCTGCTTGATGAGGCCCGTGATGATTTAAAATTCCGTGCCGTGGTTATTAAAGATTTGGAAGAGCAGAAGGTTCTGGATAAAGTTCGGGGCAAGAGTCCCGATAGTTTGATTGTTTATAAAAATAAGTGAATAACAAAATTATATTTTCTACATTTTTTATGTGTTTAAAATTCATTTAAAAATAAAATAAATATTTAAAATTATATAAATGTGCTAATTTATAATTGAAAAAAAAAGCTGGATCAAATTATAAGAACTAGATTTATATCAATTAAAAAAAAAATGAATTAATCTAGGCTTTAATTTTAGCAGATTTATTAAAATTTAAAAAAAATATCATTATCGTCTATAGAATCCCTAAAAACCTTAAAACAACTACAATAATGATAATAGCGACAATATAATATAAAATACTTCTCACCATGCTATCACTCCTTTAAACCATCGTCATTTAAAAGATTTTAATCTTCAATATTTACTTTTGTTATCTCTTCTACCACTTTAGGGAGAGTGATGGTCAGTTTACATTCTTTGTATTTAGCTGTGGCTTCTTTAACTTTAATTTCCGTCGAAAGATTTATAGTTCTATTTATTTTGCCATAACATCTCTCTTTTTGAGTGAATTTAGCACCTTCAATTTCATGTTCTTTTTGGAACATAGCTGTTATTTCTACTCTATTTCTTGAAATACCAATATCTATATCCTCTTTTTTGACACCAGAAATATCGACTATTAATATGATAGTATCATTGGTTTCCAGAACATCAACTAATGGTTTGGATGATGTTTCAGGTTTCTTGTAATCAGATATGGCCTCATCAATTTGCACTTTTCCTTCCTTGAATTTAGATACTAGATCGTTCAATAATTTCTCTGCAGGAGTAACCCCTTCTTTTTTACTCTCTTTTTCAAGCTTTTCTTTCTGGTCTTCAGCTTCTTTTTTAAATTCACCTAATTTTTCCTCTACTTCTTCTTTTTTATCAGAAGCATCTTCTTTAACTTCCTCTATCCTACTGCTAGCATCCTCTTTCATATCTTTAGCAGAATCCTTAGCATCACCCATCTTATTTTTTACCCCTTCTTTTTTTTCTTCACCCCAATCTTTCCCTTTTTCAACTTTTTTCTGGGTATTTTTTTTCATTCCATGTTTTGATTCAGTTATATCATTTCTCATAGTAATCTCTCCTTTAAGTGAATCCAATGAAAATTTAACAATCTGACTAAAAAAAAGAATTAAAACATTTAATTATTATTCATTCTTAAAAACTCTGCCTTTAATTAGAACTTTATCCCCAATAGTTTCAATCATTTCATAAGGCACTATTTTATGATCACCCAGTCCAATTTTTGCAGATATCCCTGCTTCTTTTAAAATAATGGATTTTACGGTGTTGGTTTTAAAATCCCATTCAACATCATTAACTAACCCTATTTGGTCTCCAGATTCATCTATAACATCTTTTCCAAGTAATTCATCTGATATTTTCATTTTTTAACTCCTAAATTACAATTCCAATTTTTATTTGACAAAGCCTTTAACTTCTAATATTATATATGTTTAGGGTTAGTGTTAAACCCTATGTATTTGAAAATAGTTACTATTAAATATTTCTATTTTTGAATGGAAATTGGCTAATTTGAATTTATGAGAAATACAAAACAAATTAAAATAGAATTATAATAAATATAAAAAATCAAAGATTATGGTGACCCGGTTAGAATATAATGAAATAAGGAAAAAATCCCCAATTAAGATGTTTTTTTAGATTAAAAATACATGAAGACGGGAAAGCTGACATGAACATAAATTATCAGAATATAATGAAAATGCCTATATCAATCTAAAAACTGAAGGAAATCAGAACAGAATATGGGGATTATATATAATTCGAGAATAATTGGTTGTACCATATATTATTAAATTGAAGAATCAGTATATTCAGACCCTAAGTTCGTTAAACGATTCTATAACGAAGTTGGTCACAAATTCCTTAATTTTTTCTTATAAAAATAGAATTATTCTCATTATAAATATCAAACATTATTATCTTCATTTTCTTTCTCAGAATTTGATTTTGATTTACATCGCTCTAATTCAAATTTAAGCTGATTTAATTTATTTTTATAATTATCAACTTCTTTTTTAAGTAAGAAATTGCGAATACCCAGGTAAAGTACCGCTAAACAAAGCACAACTAAAATCACCAGTAAAAAGCTAATAGTGATACTCGCTGCAAAAGTCTGCCAAAATAAACTGAAAGAATAAATCCCATAAATTATCGCAGCAAAAATACAAAATACTGCCGTTATAATCAAAATAATCTTTATCATCTTTAGGGGTGGAACATTCATAATAACACATTTTA includes:
- a CDS encoding Hsp20/alpha crystallin family protein, producing the protein MRNDITESKHGMKKNTQKKVEKGKDWGEEKKEGVKNKMGDAKDSAKDMKEDASSRIEEVKEDASDKKEEVEEKLGEFKKEAEDQKEKLEKESKKEGVTPAEKLLNDLVSKFKEGKVQIDEAISDYKKPETSSKPLVDVLETNDTIILIVDISGVKKEDIDIGISRNRVEITAMFQKEHEIEGAKFTQKERCYGKINRTINLSTEIKVKEATAKYKECKLTITLPKVVEEITKVNIED
- a CDS encoding PRC-barrel domain-containing protein; amino-acid sequence: MKISDELLGKDVIDESGDQIGLVNDVEWDFKTNTVKSIILKEAGISAKIGLGDHKIVPYEMIETIGDKVLIKGRVFKNE